A stretch of Macrobrachium rosenbergii isolate ZJJX-2024 chromosome 12, ASM4041242v1, whole genome shotgun sequence DNA encodes these proteins:
- the LOC136844390 gene encoding uncharacterized protein isoform X5 codes for MKLVRCEWAPSLVVEWLCGELEERGIPGPTYAHTLLSLLHHHYCPHPAPPTPISTTCSSNTSGRYHHPLSRRHLDDFDLRDLDLDDLLGHTPHPDADLPEITSFTAQQRYDLERLVEELCTRLKTAAENKHHNVANSNAACGNKEKVNDLVDSQESCNESEEYASSSTPEEQAEKYYAAFPPLSGSCKENCTHEEVWRSGDALCSCVWEVRKSASVAAIASKMPRAFRKKCREKEKRKDVEAKPEGNEISEGSRRHHVPFTWHAASKHKEALLSESYDTDSASDAERGVERRRKRFTGPLLDEDIGEGYIGDTSSRESSEDRDKGDQEFDKVKDDRHDKGSGVPSSGKVKNNQEEWECMGDFLVKASDAEGNKLQGSSGNRLFERGSTSGGTSGSSSDVETFAIAGPDQDLESLRQLERKISDSVAQVWGQAGESLGHGRGEHVWDPPAMQELAFYTTIWGYEVPDQYVAKESVSNDHNITEVIQDEMSSTSNKWQQKQIWEPTNSVIQDDSLLCGITNQKSPSNLREESDSNALFHLNSCLEKSVWSDCNANDISRDEGSFISCRGDININPVISHKDDDYCTSTGEIEGTLCDSYMKLGLENLWENTLGLESIFADLSLSNSNLEFMPEDQSCEEIQNNNNITNNNSNQTDSEHEKMVAIVEDVCKSYESQEEEHAPNTSLLKQLPSGPSGPQADLRHTENSGFSMVIPRGKSAELRNSVEHLSEKLHLNLESGTNHGATSGNMDELPPGQEEENLLTSPRTHFRPIRQESLGSTADDHYEDGTMFIINSERPDLPFQRTSSGALFLESDLLEGSPKKYMVYKEPPPKIVQTEDDQEAIPNENISAIALVPKFKVVNNEKFCQTEEESMTNIQSFCKSKDDLAHENLCFTDRFTCDDDQDPDVFEFQHQDFPDAGGNLANIWKNNPHVSEAPHPRNIWQVQVDSEPDAWSRINDVEPSGGAASDGAWIERENEGATGWISDNFHVPVEIDCHKKSGAVVIPTSLASLWHHHSPPSSPSNPASIHNLEALWAGFKPPYNEDTGPDNGRSKMYVITNPTTYIPGKLQESCHLISSLSEIGPWKQLSSVNDVSRSDKLCREKSIFNSQHIQLRETQEDNRSVCIGPGSENPAVCNKLRLEVDREADELLGAVHAQTVSDATQLFINPAVFGSSCEGLQENPSPRPLHERMKKSAQFNNCTRREMVFSSNCVNVKEKEGEREDLDDLAPGWEFNDGFEWEHQPHAADEDEELGDVGDDDDGEGGEILVYESADGTTYTIPVEYLDDSLYDQIFGTNPADNQVLGGSLPDLPSGHPSKIHFSCELEEEWKKSGIPYKVQLPRKPRPGRWLPPSRRPCTFFMEGSCRRSDCKFSHDLASITCRFWEEGSCLKGITCPFLHGYPLRRRRNKSEGAAVHNVGEKLDHHGSSFEIDSEMDFPTLGSSCESKAGFAEERSCGSSGSVNTSHYTTTKKKKRKFITITKNVLGQVRSVEAERALRRRLPTRRERRRRHTEAVSSTADASSTTTTEAPSTKQRNPNSRRKAERHRASASGHDDGTVSDY; via the exons ATGAAGCTTGTGCGCTGTGAGTGGGCACCATCATTGGTGGTGGAGTGGTTGTGTGGGGAACTGGAGGAGCGAGGAATCCCTGGCCCTACATATGCACACACGCTACTCTCCCTTCTCCACCACCACTATTGTCCCCATCCTGCTCCTCCAACACCCATTTCTACCACCTGCTCTTCCAATACTTCTGGTCGCTACCATCATCCGCTCTCTCGCCGACACCTTGATGACTTCGACTTACGCGACCTGGACCTGGATGACCTGCTAGGTCACACTCCACACCCAGACGCCGATCTTCCAGAAATTACCTCCTTTACTGCACAGCAG CGTTATGACTTAGAGAGGCTGGTGGAAGAACTTTGTACACGTCTGAAAACAGCTGCCGAGAACAAGCACCATAATGTGGCTAATAGTAATGCTGCATGTGGcaataaagaaaaagtgaacGACCTTGTAGACTCCCAAGAAAGCTGCAACGAATCAGAGGAGTATGCATCTTCATCTACACCAGAGGAACAGGCTGAAAA GTATTATGCAGCCTTTCCACCTCTGAGTGGGTCATGCAAGGAGAATTGCACCCATGAGGAGGTCTGGAGGTCTGGGGATGCTCTGTGTTCTTGTGTCTGGGAAGTTCGTAAGTCAGCGTCTGTTGCAGCCATTGCTTCAAAGATGCCAAGGGCTTTTCGAAAGAAGTGTCgtgagaaggagaagagaaaagatGTGGAAGCCAAACCAGAGGGGAATGAGATTTCAGAAGGCAGCCGAAGGCATCATGTTCCTTTTACTTGGCATGCAGCGTCAAAACATAAAGAAGCTTTGCTGAGTGAAAGTTATGATACTGATAGTGCCTCAGATGCTGAGAGAGGTGTTGAAAGACGACGTAAGAGATTTACAGGGCCACTGTTAGATGAAGATATAGGCGAAGGTTACATTGGTGATACTAGCTCACGCGAAAGTTCGGAGGATCGTGACAAGGGTGACCAAGAGTTTGACAAGGTAAAAGATGACCGACACGATAAAGGTTCAGGGGTACCTTCGTCTGGAAAAGTCAAGAATAACCAAGAGGAATGGGAATGTATGGGAGATTTTCTTGTGAAGGCCAGTGATGCAGAGGGAAATAAATTGCAAGGAAGTAGTGGCAATAGATTGTTTGAAAGGGGCAGTACCTCTGGTGGGACGAGCGGCTCTAGTAGTGATGTGGAGACATTTGCTATTGCTGGTCCTGACCAGGACCTTGAAAGTCTGCGGCAATTAGAGAGAAAGATTTCAGACTCCGTAGCTCAAGTTTGGGGGCAAGCTGGTGAATCTCTTGGTCATGGTCGAGGAGAACATGTTTGGGATCCTCCTGCTATGCAAGAACTTGCATTTTACACAACAATATGGGGGTATGAAGTTCCTGACCAGTATGTTGCCAAGGAGTCTGTGTCCAATGATCATAATATTACTGAAGTTATTCAAGATGAAATGTCTTCCACTAGCAATAAGTGGCAGCAGAAACAGATATGGGAACCTACCAACAGTGTTATTCAGGATGATTCCCTTTTATGTGGCATTACAAATCAAAAATCCCCAAGTAATTTAAGGGAAGAGAGTGATTCTAATGCCCTCTTTCATCTGAACAGCTGCTTAGAAAAATCAGTTTGGTCAGATTGTAATGCTAATGATATTTCAAGAGATGAGGGCTCCTTTATATCTTGCAGGGGAGATATTAATATCAATCCAGTTATTTCACACAAAGATGATGATTATTGCACATCAACAGGTGAAATTGAGGGAACTTTATGCGATTCTTATATGAAATTAGGTTTAGAAAATCTGTGGGAAAATACATTAGGCCTGGAAAGTATTTTTGCTGATTTAAGTTTAAGTAACAGCAATTTAGAGTTTATGCCTGAAGATCAGAGTTGTGAAgaaattcaaaacaataataatatcactaataacaacagtaatcAGACAGATTCGGAGCATGAGAAGATGGTGGCTATAGTTGAAGATGTATGTAAGAGCTATGAATCCCAAGAGGAGGAGCATGCTCCAAACACATCCCTTCTCAAGCAGTTACCATCAGGACCTAGTGGGCCACAGGCTGATCTCAGGCACACAGAAAATAGTGGGTTTTCAATGGTCATTCCAAGGGGTAAAAGTGCTGAGCTACGTAATTCAGTGGAACATCTATCTGAGAAATTACACTTAAATCTAGAAAGTGGTACTAATCATGGAGCAACTTCTGGGAATATGGATGAACTGCCCCCAGGTCAAGAGGAGGAGAATTTATTGACATCACCACGCACACACTTCCGACCCATTCGACAAGAAAGCCTTGGTAGTACTGCTGATGATCATTATGAAGACGGTACcatgtttattattaattctgaacGTCCTGACTTGCCATTTCAGCGAACAAGTAGTGGGGCTTTGTTTCTGGAAAGCGATCTTCTTGAAGGTTCACCAAAGAAATATATGGTTTACAAAGAACCACCTCCAAAAATTGTGCAAACTGAAGATGACCAAGAAGCGATTcccaatgaaaatatttctgcCATTGCTCTAGTTCCAAAGTTTAAAGTAGTTAACAACGAAAAGTTTTGTCAGACTGAAGAGGAAAGTATGACAAATATACAATCGTTTTGTAAATCTAAGGATGATTTAGCTCATGAGAATTTGTGTTTCACTGATCGTTTTACTTGCGATGATGATCAGGATCCTGATGTATTTGAATTCCAGCACCAAGATTTTCCTGATGCAGGAGGCAACTTGGCAAACATATGGAAGAATAATCCTCATGTGTCAGAGGCTCCTCATCCTCGTAATATATGGCAAGTACAAGTTGATAGCGAACCAGATGCTTGGTCACGGATTAATGATGTTGAGCCCAGTGGTGGTGCTGCGTCAGATGGAGCCTggatagaaagagagaatgaaggagCTACCGGATGGATTAGTGATAATTTCCATGTACCTGTAGAGATAGATTGTCATAAAAAGTCAGGAGCTGTTGTAATACCAACATCATTAGCATCATTATGGCATCATCATAGTCCCCCATCATCCCCATCAAATCCAGCATCTATTCACAATCTTGAAGCTCTTTGGGCTGGCTTCAAACCCCCATACAATGAGGATACTGGACCTGACAATGGTCGTAGCAAAATGTATGTTATCACAAATCCAACTACATACATCCCAGGTAAACTTCAAGAAAGTTGTCATTTGATATCTTCTTTATCTGAAATAGGCCCTTGGAAGCAGCTCTCGTCTGTAAATGATGTCAGCAGAAGTGACAAGCTTTGTAGAGAAAAGTCCATTTTTAATAGCCAGCATATCCAACTGAGAGAGACTCAAGAGGATAATAG AAGTGTGTGCATAGGTCCAGGCAGTGAAAATCCAGCTGTGTGTAATAAATTACGACTTGAAGTTGATCGCGAAGCAGATGAATTACTAGGAGCAGTTCATGCTCAGACTGTCAGTGATGCAACACAGCTCTTTATTAATCCAGCTGTTTTTGGAAGTTCATGCGAGGGTCTTCAAGAAAACCCTTCACCCAGGCCTCTGCATGAGCGAATGAAAAAGAGTGCTCAGTTTAATAATTGTACAAGGAGAGAGATGGTCTTCAGTAGTAACTGTGTCAATGTTAAGGAAAAGGAAGGTGAACGTGAAGATTTAGATGACCTGGCACCTGGATGGGAATTTAATGATGGATTTGAATGGGAGCACCAACCACATGCTGCAGATGAAGATGAG GAACTTggagatgttggtgatgatgatgacggtgagGGTGGAGAAATCCTTGTTTATGAATCTGCTGATGGTACAACGTACACCATCCCTGTGGAATACCTAGACGATTCCTTGTATGACCAGATCTTTGGAACAAATCCCGCTGATAATCAAGTTTTGGGTGGCTCACTTCCTGATCTTCCATCTGGACATCcttctaaaatacatttttcatgtgaattagaagaagaatggaagaagagTGGCATTCCTTACAAG GTTCAGTTGCCACGAAAACCAAGACCAGGAAGATGGTTACCTCCTTCACGTCGCCCTTGCACATTCTTCATGGAGGGAAGCTGCCGTCGTAGTGACTGCAAATTCTCCCACGACTTGGCATCCATCACCTGCAGGTTCTGGGAAGAGGGCTCTTGCCTCAAGGGCATCACCTGCCCCTTCCTGCACGGTTACCCCCT GAGACGCCGTCGTAATAAGAGTGAAGGTGCAGCAGTGCACAATGTTGGAGAAAAGTTAGACCATCATGGCTCATCCTTTGAAATTGATTCTGAAATGGATTTTCCTACGCTAGGGTCATCATGTGAAAGCAAA gCAGGGTTTGCTGAAGAACGCAGCTGTGGATCTAGTGGAAGTGTAAATACCAGCCATTATACAaccacaaagaagaagaaacgaaaatTTATCACCATTACAAAGAATGTATTAGGGCAG gtACGAAGTGTTGAAGCTGAAAGAGCTCTCCGCCGCAGGTTACCAACAAGAAGAGAACGACGTAGACGTCACACTGAAGCAGTTTCTTCTACAGCTGATGCCTCATCAACCACTACAACAGAAGCACCATCAACAAAGCAACGTAATCCCAACTCTCGTAGAAAAGCTGAACGGCACCGTGCCTCAGCCTCTGGACATGATGATGGCACAGTTTCAGATTATTAA
- the LOC136844390 gene encoding uncharacterized protein isoform X4 produces MKLVRCEWAPSLVVEWLCGELEERGIPGPTYAHTLLSLLHHHYCPHPAPPTPISTTCSSNTSGRYHHPLSRRHLDDFDLRDLDLDDLLGHTPHPDADLPEITSFTAQQRGGSRRARKRYKVRQKQRVLTSEQLQKVAAIQCLMSASDERYDLERLVEELCTRLKTAAENKHHNVANSNAACGNKEKVNDLVDSQESCNESEEYASSSTPEEQAEKYYAAFPPLSGSCKENCTHEEVWRSGDALCSCVWEVRKSASVAAIASKMPRAFRKKCREKEKRKDVEAKPEGNEISEGSRRHHVPFTWHAASKHKEALLSESYDTDSASDAERGVERRRKRFTGPLLDEDIGEGYIGDTSSRESSEDRDKGDQEFDKVKDDRHDKGSGVPSSGKVKNNQEEWECMGDFLVKASDAEGNKLQGSSGNRLFERGSTSGGTSGSSSDVETFAIAGPDQDLESLRQLERKISDSVAQVWGQAGESLGHGRGEHVWDPPAMQELAFYTTIWGYEVPDQYVAKESVSNDHNITEVIQDEMSSTSNKWQQKQIWEPTNSVIQDDSLLCGITNQKSPSNLREESDSNALFHLNSCLEKSVWSDCNANDISRDEGSFISCRGDININPVISHKDDDYCTSTGEIEGTLCDSYMKLGLENLWENTLGLESIFADLSLSNSNLEFMPEDQSCEEIQNNNNITNNNSNQTDSEHEKMVAIVEDVCKSYESQEEEHAPNTSLLKQLPSGPSGPQADLRHTENSGFSMVIPRGKSAELRNSVEHLSEKLHLNLESGTNHGATSGNMDELPPGQEEENLLTSPRTHFRPIRQESLGSTADDHYEDGTMFIINSERPDLPFQRTSSGALFLESDLLEGSPKKYMVYKEPPPKIVQTEDDQEAIPNENISAIALVPKFKVVNNEKFCQTEEESMTNIQSFCKSKDDLAHENLCFTDRFTCDDDQDPDVFEFQHQDFPDAGGNLANIWKNNPHVSEAPHPRNIWQVQVDSEPDAWSRINDVEPSGGAASDGAWIERENEGATGWISDNFHVPVEIDCHKKSGAVVIPTSLASLWHHHSPPSSPSNPASIHNLEALWAGFKPPYNEDTGPDNGRSKMYVITNPTTYIPGKLQESCHLISSLSEIGPWKQLSSVNDVSRSDKLCREKSIFNSQHIQLRETQEDNSVCIGPGSENPAVCNKLRLEVDREADELLGAVHAQTVSDATQLFINPAVFGSSCEGLQENPSPRPLHERMKKSAQFNNCTRREMVFSSNCVNVKEKEGEREDLDDLAPGWEFNDGFEWEHQPHAADEDEELGDVGDDDDGEGGEILVYESADGTTYTIPVEYLDDSLYDQIFGTNPADNQVLGGSLPDLPSGHPSKIHFSCELEEEWKKSGIPYKVQLPRKPRPGRWLPPSRRPCTFFMEGSCRRSDCKFSHDLASITCRRRRRNKSEGAAVHNVGEKLDHHGSSFEIDSEMDFPTLGSSCESKAGFAEERSCGSSGSVNTSHYTTTKKKKRKFITITKNVLGQVRSVEAERALRRRLPTRRERRRRHTEAVSSTADASSTTTTEAPSTKQRNPNSRRKAERHRASASGHDDGTVSDY; encoded by the exons ATGAAGCTTGTGCGCTGTGAGTGGGCACCATCATTGGTGGTGGAGTGGTTGTGTGGGGAACTGGAGGAGCGAGGAATCCCTGGCCCTACATATGCACACACGCTACTCTCCCTTCTCCACCACCACTATTGTCCCCATCCTGCTCCTCCAACACCCATTTCTACCACCTGCTCTTCCAATACTTCTGGTCGCTACCATCATCCGCTCTCTCGCCGACACCTTGATGACTTCGACTTACGCGACCTGGACCTGGATGACCTGCTAGGTCACACTCCACACCCAGACGCCGATCTTCCAGAAATTACCTCCTTTACTGCACAGCAG CGTGGTGGAAGTCGCCGTGCTCGTAAACGTTATAAGGTTCGCCAAAAACAGCGTGTGCTAACCTCGGAGCAACTGCAGAAGGTGGCAGCCATCCAGTGCCTCATGTCTGCTTCTGATGAG CGTTATGACTTAGAGAGGCTGGTGGAAGAACTTTGTACACGTCTGAAAACAGCTGCCGAGAACAAGCACCATAATGTGGCTAATAGTAATGCTGCATGTGGcaataaagaaaaagtgaacGACCTTGTAGACTCCCAAGAAAGCTGCAACGAATCAGAGGAGTATGCATCTTCATCTACACCAGAGGAACAGGCTGAAAA GTATTATGCAGCCTTTCCACCTCTGAGTGGGTCATGCAAGGAGAATTGCACCCATGAGGAGGTCTGGAGGTCTGGGGATGCTCTGTGTTCTTGTGTCTGGGAAGTTCGTAAGTCAGCGTCTGTTGCAGCCATTGCTTCAAAGATGCCAAGGGCTTTTCGAAAGAAGTGTCgtgagaaggagaagagaaaagatGTGGAAGCCAAACCAGAGGGGAATGAGATTTCAGAAGGCAGCCGAAGGCATCATGTTCCTTTTACTTGGCATGCAGCGTCAAAACATAAAGAAGCTTTGCTGAGTGAAAGTTATGATACTGATAGTGCCTCAGATGCTGAGAGAGGTGTTGAAAGACGACGTAAGAGATTTACAGGGCCACTGTTAGATGAAGATATAGGCGAAGGTTACATTGGTGATACTAGCTCACGCGAAAGTTCGGAGGATCGTGACAAGGGTGACCAAGAGTTTGACAAGGTAAAAGATGACCGACACGATAAAGGTTCAGGGGTACCTTCGTCTGGAAAAGTCAAGAATAACCAAGAGGAATGGGAATGTATGGGAGATTTTCTTGTGAAGGCCAGTGATGCAGAGGGAAATAAATTGCAAGGAAGTAGTGGCAATAGATTGTTTGAAAGGGGCAGTACCTCTGGTGGGACGAGCGGCTCTAGTAGTGATGTGGAGACATTTGCTATTGCTGGTCCTGACCAGGACCTTGAAAGTCTGCGGCAATTAGAGAGAAAGATTTCAGACTCCGTAGCTCAAGTTTGGGGGCAAGCTGGTGAATCTCTTGGTCATGGTCGAGGAGAACATGTTTGGGATCCTCCTGCTATGCAAGAACTTGCATTTTACACAACAATATGGGGGTATGAAGTTCCTGACCAGTATGTTGCCAAGGAGTCTGTGTCCAATGATCATAATATTACTGAAGTTATTCAAGATGAAATGTCTTCCACTAGCAATAAGTGGCAGCAGAAACAGATATGGGAACCTACCAACAGTGTTATTCAGGATGATTCCCTTTTATGTGGCATTACAAATCAAAAATCCCCAAGTAATTTAAGGGAAGAGAGTGATTCTAATGCCCTCTTTCATCTGAACAGCTGCTTAGAAAAATCAGTTTGGTCAGATTGTAATGCTAATGATATTTCAAGAGATGAGGGCTCCTTTATATCTTGCAGGGGAGATATTAATATCAATCCAGTTATTTCACACAAAGATGATGATTATTGCACATCAACAGGTGAAATTGAGGGAACTTTATGCGATTCTTATATGAAATTAGGTTTAGAAAATCTGTGGGAAAATACATTAGGCCTGGAAAGTATTTTTGCTGATTTAAGTTTAAGTAACAGCAATTTAGAGTTTATGCCTGAAGATCAGAGTTGTGAAgaaattcaaaacaataataatatcactaataacaacagtaatcAGACAGATTCGGAGCATGAGAAGATGGTGGCTATAGTTGAAGATGTATGTAAGAGCTATGAATCCCAAGAGGAGGAGCATGCTCCAAACACATCCCTTCTCAAGCAGTTACCATCAGGACCTAGTGGGCCACAGGCTGATCTCAGGCACACAGAAAATAGTGGGTTTTCAATGGTCATTCCAAGGGGTAAAAGTGCTGAGCTACGTAATTCAGTGGAACATCTATCTGAGAAATTACACTTAAATCTAGAAAGTGGTACTAATCATGGAGCAACTTCTGGGAATATGGATGAACTGCCCCCAGGTCAAGAGGAGGAGAATTTATTGACATCACCACGCACACACTTCCGACCCATTCGACAAGAAAGCCTTGGTAGTACTGCTGATGATCATTATGAAGACGGTACcatgtttattattaattctgaacGTCCTGACTTGCCATTTCAGCGAACAAGTAGTGGGGCTTTGTTTCTGGAAAGCGATCTTCTTGAAGGTTCACCAAAGAAATATATGGTTTACAAAGAACCACCTCCAAAAATTGTGCAAACTGAAGATGACCAAGAAGCGATTcccaatgaaaatatttctgcCATTGCTCTAGTTCCAAAGTTTAAAGTAGTTAACAACGAAAAGTTTTGTCAGACTGAAGAGGAAAGTATGACAAATATACAATCGTTTTGTAAATCTAAGGATGATTTAGCTCATGAGAATTTGTGTTTCACTGATCGTTTTACTTGCGATGATGATCAGGATCCTGATGTATTTGAATTCCAGCACCAAGATTTTCCTGATGCAGGAGGCAACTTGGCAAACATATGGAAGAATAATCCTCATGTGTCAGAGGCTCCTCATCCTCGTAATATATGGCAAGTACAAGTTGATAGCGAACCAGATGCTTGGTCACGGATTAATGATGTTGAGCCCAGTGGTGGTGCTGCGTCAGATGGAGCCTggatagaaagagagaatgaaggagCTACCGGATGGATTAGTGATAATTTCCATGTACCTGTAGAGATAGATTGTCATAAAAAGTCAGGAGCTGTTGTAATACCAACATCATTAGCATCATTATGGCATCATCATAGTCCCCCATCATCCCCATCAAATCCAGCATCTATTCACAATCTTGAAGCTCTTTGGGCTGGCTTCAAACCCCCATACAATGAGGATACTGGACCTGACAATGGTCGTAGCAAAATGTATGTTATCACAAATCCAACTACATACATCCCAGGTAAACTTCAAGAAAGTTGTCATTTGATATCTTCTTTATCTGAAATAGGCCCTTGGAAGCAGCTCTCGTCTGTAAATGATGTCAGCAGAAGTGACAAGCTTTGTAGAGAAAAGTCCATTTTTAATAGCCAGCATATCCAACTGAGAGAGACTCAAGAGGATAATAG TGTGTGCATAGGTCCAGGCAGTGAAAATCCAGCTGTGTGTAATAAATTACGACTTGAAGTTGATCGCGAAGCAGATGAATTACTAGGAGCAGTTCATGCTCAGACTGTCAGTGATGCAACACAGCTCTTTATTAATCCAGCTGTTTTTGGAAGTTCATGCGAGGGTCTTCAAGAAAACCCTTCACCCAGGCCTCTGCATGAGCGAATGAAAAAGAGTGCTCAGTTTAATAATTGTACAAGGAGAGAGATGGTCTTCAGTAGTAACTGTGTCAATGTTAAGGAAAAGGAAGGTGAACGTGAAGATTTAGATGACCTGGCACCTGGATGGGAATTTAATGATGGATTTGAATGGGAGCACCAACCACATGCTGCAGATGAAGATGAG GAACTTggagatgttggtgatgatgatgacggtgagGGTGGAGAAATCCTTGTTTATGAATCTGCTGATGGTACAACGTACACCATCCCTGTGGAATACCTAGACGATTCCTTGTATGACCAGATCTTTGGAACAAATCCCGCTGATAATCAAGTTTTGGGTGGCTCACTTCCTGATCTTCCATCTGGACATCcttctaaaatacatttttcatgtgaattagaagaagaatggaagaagagTGGCATTCCTTACAAG GTTCAGTTGCCACGAAAACCAAGACCAGGAAGATGGTTACCTCCTTCACGTCGCCCTTGCACATTCTTCATGGAGGGAAGCTGCCGTCGTAGTGACTGCAAATTCTCCCACGACTTGGCATCCATCACCTGCAG GAGACGCCGTCGTAATAAGAGTGAAGGTGCAGCAGTGCACAATGTTGGAGAAAAGTTAGACCATCATGGCTCATCCTTTGAAATTGATTCTGAAATGGATTTTCCTACGCTAGGGTCATCATGTGAAAGCAAA gCAGGGTTTGCTGAAGAACGCAGCTGTGGATCTAGTGGAAGTGTAAATACCAGCCATTATACAaccacaaagaagaagaaacgaaaatTTATCACCATTACAAAGAATGTATTAGGGCAG gtACGAAGTGTTGAAGCTGAAAGAGCTCTCCGCCGCAGGTTACCAACAAGAAGAGAACGACGTAGACGTCACACTGAAGCAGTTTCTTCTACAGCTGATGCCTCATCAACCACTACAACAGAAGCACCATCAACAAAGCAACGTAATCCCAACTCTCGTAGAAAAGCTGAACGGCACCGTGCCTCAGCCTCTGGACATGATGATGGCACAGTTTCAGATTATTAA